ctttttttcctcttgaGATAAGCACACCTTCAGTTTGCTTTACTGTTATTAAAGAACTGCGTTTACGGCTGTGTTCATCGCTGGCCTCAGAGCTGTAGGCTCGTCGGTGTCTGTTCCTTGTGCCAGGGTTGTGCACTTTTATCCCCTTCCCACATACCCGTTTGTAATGTGAAACCTGTCCCAATAGCTGTGACAGGCGCCGTCTCTGGTAGGGGGTCTATCATTTCCTGCATTGTATTTGTGGTTCACGCATGTGAACATGCACAGTGTAAACTGCGCTCGTTTTACTGAACCCACAAACTGTTGCCTAGAAAATGGCTCTGGTCGGTGTCGGTGCACTTGACACACgtgaatggttgatggtgctGCAGAGTTGTGATGAACTAATGTTGGGGGGCTGTGACAGTGCCATTTAGGAAGGTCAAATTACTGTCCTACTTCTCATTTGTCATGTGAAGTGCTGAAGTTTTGAGGTTGTCTTCGCTGCACATTTGTTGTGTCGCTTTTCCTCAAATACGAGGGTGATGGAGCAGGAAGCTGGACAATTTTTACTTAAGGAAAACCTTGGGTATCATTAAACCCTGTGCTCTAAACTGTTGAGTTCTGACTTGataactttccttttttttcccttagcTTGTATTATATTACTAGGCGAAGATGCTGTCCTTTGTCATATGTGCTACTGAGGGAGGGTGATGGATGCCTGATGTTTTAAGGAAGAAATTTTCGATTTTTCACGGAACAGTGCAAATGCGGCTGGATCTCGTGATTTACTACCCTTTCCTCTGTTTTCTTGACTGTAAATAGTGCTGTataaaaacagaagggaaaaagaaaacaggtgTTTTCCGAGTTGTATAGAAAAGGTTTACCCTACCTTTGCCCATGAACGTACGAATAAACCAATTTCAGAGAAGCTGTCTCTCTGGGGTACAAACAGAGAAGCATGTCCATGTGCCGGCTACTGAAATGGGAATCTGTTTGCGTTATTTCTGTTATTGTCAGCGAAATTAAGTTGGGTTAAATATACATGACGAGGATGTGTACAAACAAGACAAGACGAACACACTGCTTTGAACTACTATGGCGGAAGCAGGAGGGATAGGATAGCCTGCATCACCTTACAAATAATTCAGGATTTTTCATGCGAGACATGCATTGATCAGTAAATAATTTTGTCCTATTGACCTTTTTTTAAGAAGTTGATAGACACAATTCGGAAGTGGTGCTTTGTGAATATTTCGGATGAAATTTCCTCTTTATGGGTATAGAAAGTACTGGAGGTGCATTAAGGCTTTAACTCGTACGTGTTTTGAGGTCCAGATAACAGGTAATTCCCCAAGCCTTCGTGCATAGAATATAGTTCGATAGAAGAAGCCCTTGCCATAGCATTTCGTGCCCATAAATTTCAGCTTCATCTGCAGGCCGATCACATTATGACATTTGGTATGTATTTTCCAATAAGCTTGCTACACTGAGGCAATGTGCAGGCATAGTGCAAGTGAGTAGCACCAGCAACACACATTGAGTGTCCACGCCCACAGTCTGAAGAAACTGCACAAATGGAACGATGTCTTTTCTGGAACATCTTCAACTATGGTATATCAAGATAAAGTATCATGGCCGTTATATAGTCCAATGAGTAAAATGAGTTGCAGGATTCTACTGTGCTGCATTTCTGGAAAGCATCAAAGTGATGCAGAAAGAAGTGAACCACTGGTAGTTTACGGTGAAAATTTGCATGTCATCGACATGCATGACATGGTGCCCAGTATCGAGTGTCCCATTTGGATTGCAATATTTTGATTTTGCTCTGGCTCTTATGGAACTCCATTCGTTCCTAGAAACCGAAACGGTTTTCATGTACCGTCGCGTGACGGTTGCCAAAAAACGAACGGCTGTTCAGTTTCAACCTTCAGCATTGGGCCCCTGGCCACACTGCTATCAGTGCAAAGAAGTGAAAAAACATTAGCAGGCCCAATCGAACAGTTTTATGTCATGGATCAAAGAGgttctgaagaaaaaaaaaaaaaaaaaccacagAAGAATGCATAATTTAATTTGCATTTCGTTTGTGCCTATTTTGTGGCTAACCAGCCAACGATAGTCCAGAGAATCCAAGCACAGTCGATGCCAGTTCCAGTTTGGTCTGCGGCGGTCGTTTGTCGGCAAGCGCAAATTCATTCTACACAATTTAGTGTGTAACTGCTTTAACGTGGAATCTTATTGCAATGTCATCAGATAGTTCCGACGAAGAGGAATCTGCCAGGCTACGAGAAGCAGCTGTTTCGTCATCCTCGTTGAAGAGCAAAGCTTCTCGCATGAGGCACGCAAAAGTTTAAAATATCAAATGTTATTGTAACATTGTGCGGCGTGATTGAgctatctttttctttttcagaggGGAAGACAACGAAAATTTTGAGTACAAGGAATATATACAGAAATGTCTGTTTGAAAATATTGAGAAGTAAGCTCGCGCGCACCGTCCCCATAGCACTTCTACATATTGTGTTGTTACAGGCAGATTCTTGAAGTTCGAGGAGATGAACCCCCTTGTAAAGGCACCGTAGATTCAGGCAAGTTCGAGTTCGAGTCTGtttgagatgctacaggaagcctgcccctgtggccggccttccatttgatgccaatacactctcgtGCAAGTTACAGTTCTGCTCAGAAAGGTTGGGGTGAAGCCAgaagcgtagccagaaaaatatattGGGTGGGGTTTTATGGGAATTACACGGGGAGAACTTTGCCCAGATTTCCCGTTTATGAAATGCACCACCAAAGAATTGAACCCCCAATCCCCCTCCCATGGCTAGACCACTGGGTGAAACCATGCTCACATATTACACCTGAAAACCTAGCATATACAACTGAACAGCCAAAGGATATTGGTATACTATATCTGACACTTATGATTAGTATGATTAAATTATTTGACTAAAATTTCAGTGGTACAATCATAAATGCTTGCCTGCCTCTTCATCATGCTACATTGCAGTGCCCcacagcagtgcttctcaaactCTACCCTGTAACCCATGAAAAATATGAAATATAACATCACTCTccccctccacacacacacacaaacaaaaaatttAGCATTCTCTGATGCCACATCAAGACTGAAAAGACCTTAGAGTGTGTTGGCACTGTTGCATGAAGAGCATGAGAGAACCGAGCTACTTTGGAGCACTTCTGCACCTCAACAATATAAAAATTCGTGGTTTTTGCATGTAATGTTCAAACAATATTATATCAATGTTTAGTATTTTTATACTATACTGTTCTGGTTTACGAACTAAAGTACCATGTGAAAACACCGGGACTTTTTCATGACACAGTATCACCTGAAACATGCCACGGGACACAGGGTAGCTCAGCTGAATTGCCTTCATTGTCCGATAAGCATTTTCATTCGGGGTGGACTTCTTTCCAAGTCTTATCGCAGCCTTGAGGTTCTTCAGCAAATCCCGCATGTTGTGCACCAGAAGAAACCCGCATGTTTGTACTCAACAACAAAACTGGTCTGGAACCGCACTGGCCGAGATGTCGCGTTATCTTTACTTTCCTCAGCTTGCGACATATTTCGAGACAGGTGTTGTGGCTACGAATAGAGCCACCTATTTAACACATACAGCATGTTCTATAGCCACTTCAAGGTTGCAAGAGCCCTGTGTCTGGACATTGGCAACAAGGAAAGAGGTCCATCATTTCTGAGTGGAACCTAAACTGGTGACAGCACCACCATGTGTTAGTGGCTATAATACTCACCATTGCTTTTTTCACTGATAACTTAGGAATCAGACTACTTTCTGACTCAACGGTGGACCTGGATCCCACATCCACCTCGACAGAGACAGCTTCTACGTGCAGAAAACGTCCGAAGCTGACCAGCGTGCCAGAGTAAGCATTTTGCTGCAGCACGCTGGTGGCAAGAATAGCATAATAAAACGAGCAATGGGCATCCACGTGGTTATCAACGTATTCGTGTACGCTGTAC
This sequence is a window from Ornithodoros turicata isolate Travis chromosome 10, ASM3712646v1, whole genome shotgun sequence. Protein-coding genes within it:
- the LOC135371131 gene encoding uncharacterized protein LOC135371131, which produces MSSDSSDEEESARLREAAVSSSSLKSKASRMRGEDNENFEYKEYIQKCLFENIEKQILEVRGDEPPCKGTVDSGIRLLSDSTVDLDPTSTSTETASTCRKRPKLTSVPEATEEMLASVAVTPEWVMKQSGTHPPAKESTDHIKHKKRKKKKAKCKEETT